One segment of Etheostoma cragini isolate CJK2018 chromosome 23, CSU_Ecrag_1.0, whole genome shotgun sequence DNA contains the following:
- the ascl1a gene encoding achaete-scute homolog 1a, which yields MDFTAKMEISVSQQHLMPPACFFSAAAAQSIQLSPSGSSQGSGKSVSKQPKRQRSSSPELLRCKRRLNFAGFGYSLPQQQPHAVARRNERERNRVKLVNNGFATLREHVPNGAANKKMSKVETLRSAVEYIRALQQLLDEHDAVSAAFQSGVLSPTMSQGYSADMNSMAGSPVSSYSSDEGSYDPLSPEEQELLDFTNWF from the coding sequence aTGGACTTCACAGCCAAGATGGAAATTAGCGTCAGCCAGCAGCATCTGATGCCGCCCGCTTGTTTCTTTTCCGCCGCTGCGGCGCAGAGCATCCAGCTGAGCCCCAGCGGCAGCAGTCAGGGCAGCGGGAAGTCGGTGTCCAAGCAGCCCAAGAGGCAGCGATCTTCCTCTCCCGAGCTGCTCCGGTGCAAACGGAGACTGAACTTTGCAGGTTTCGGCTACAGTCTTCCGCAGCAGCAGCCGCACGCGGTGGCGCGGAGAAACGAAAGGGAACGCAACCGGGTGAAACTGGTCAACAACGGCTTTGCCACTCTGCGGGAGCACGTCCCCAACGGTGCCGCCAACAAGAAGATGAGCAAAGTGGAGACGCTGCGCTCAGCCGTGGAGTACATCCGCGCCCTGCAGCAGCTACTGGACGAGCATGACGCGGTGAGCGCGGCGTTTCAGTCCGGCGTCCTGTCGCCCACCATGTCGCAGGGATACTCCGCTGACATGAACTCCATGGCAGGTTCACCGGTGTCCTCTTACTCATCCGACGAGGGCTCCTACGATCCTCTGAGTCCAGAGGAGCAGGAACTGCTAGACTTCACCAACTGGTTCTGA